A DNA window from Oryzias latipes chromosome 5, ASM223467v1 contains the following coding sequences:
- the pparg gene encoding peroxisome proliferator-activated receptor gamma isoform X2, whose translation MVDTQQLLAWPVGFSLSTVDLPEFNDSSHCLDMKHLSTSDYASISSSSIPSSLSPPLVSSMSSTGMAYDPSPPQSEDHLTNMDYTNLHSYRTELDTHSSVKLEPDSPPQYSDSPVFSKLPEDTPSSSLNIECRVCGDKASGFHYGVHACEGCKGFFRRTIRLKLVYDHCDLHCRIHKKSRNKCQYCRFQKCLNVGMSHNAIRFGRMPQAEKEKLLAEFSSDMEHMHPEAADLRALARHLYEAYLKYFPLTKAKARAILSGKSGDNVPFVIHDIKSLMEGEQLINNGQTSFQEQQIATAGHGVSGIAGALSSPDCNVFGMASNIGSEPPDGVELRFFYSCQSRSAEAVREVTEFAKSIPGFVNLDLNDQVTLLKYGVIEVLILMMSPLMNKDGTLISYGQIFMTREFLKSLRKPFCQMLEPKFDFSVKFNTLELDDSDMALFLAVIILSGDRPGLLNVKPIEQLQETVLHSLELHLKINHPDSLQLFAKVLQKMTDLRQMVTDHVQLIQLLKKTEVDMFLHPLLQEIMKDLY comes from the exons ATGGTGGACACCCAGCAGCTCCTTGCTTGGCCTGTTGGTTTTAGTCTGAGCACCGTGGACCTGCCAGAGTTCAACGACAGCTCCCACTGCCTTGACATGAAACATTTGTCCACATCAGACTACGCTTCCATTTCCTCCTCTTCCATACCTTCCTCCTTGTCTCCCCCACTTGTGTCTTCGATGTCGTCCACTGGCATGGCCTACGACCCTAGTCCGCCACAGAGCGAGGACCACCTGACCAACATGGACTATACAAACTTGCACAGCTACAGGACAGAACTAGACACCCACA GTTCAGTCAAGTTGGAGCCAGATTCACCCCCTCAGTACTCGGACAGCCCCGTGTTCTCCAAGCTGCCAGAAGACACGCCATCATCATCGTTGAACATCGAGTGTAGAGTGTGTGGGGACAAAGCCTCAGGGTTTCACTATGGCGTTCATGCCTGCGAGGGCTGTAAG GGTTTCTTCAGGCGCACTATTAGGTTAAAGTTGGTGTACGATCACTGCGACCTTCACTGTCGCATTCACAAGAAGTCCCGCAACAAATGCCAATACTGTCGTTTCCAGAAGTGCCTCAACGTCGGCATGTCGCATAACG CCATCCGTTTTGGCCGAATGCCCCAAGCAGAAAAGGAGAAGCTGCTGGCCGAGTTCTCATCTGACATGGAGCACATGCACCCAGAGGCAGCAGATCTGAGGGCTCTGGCTCGACATCTGTACGAGGCCTATCTGAAATACTTCCCCCTCACCAAGGCCAAGGCCAGGGCCATCCTTTCTGGGAAATCCGGAGACAACGTG CCTTTTGTCATCCATGACATTAAGTCTCTTATGGAAGGAGAGCAGTTAATCAACAATGGGCAGACATCTTTTCAGGAGCAGCAGATTGCCACAGCTGGACATGGAG TTTCTGGAATCGCTGGAGCCCTCTCAAGTCCAGATTGTAATGTTTTCGGGATGGCCAGCAACATTGGATCAGAACCACCGGATGGCGTGGAGCTTCGTTTCTTCTACAGCTGCCAGTCACGCTCAGCAGAAGCAGTGAGGGAAGTGACAGAGTTCGCCAAAAGCATCCCGGGATTTGTTAACCTGGACCTCAACGATCAA GTAACTTTACTGAAATATGGAGTAATTGAAGTCCTGATCCTGATGATGTCTCCTCTGATGAACAAAGATGGCACCCTGATCTCTTATGGACAGATTTTCATGACGCGGGAGTTCCTCAAAAGTCTCAGGAAACCTTTTTGTCAAATGTTGGAACCAAAGTTTGACTTTTCCGTGAAGTTTAACACTCTGGAGCTGGACGACAGCGACATGGCGCTCTTTCTGGCTGTTATTATCCTCAGTGGGG ACCGGCCGGGCCTGCTGAACGTGAAGCCCATCGAGCAGCTTCAGGAGACAGTGCTTCACTCCCTGGAGCTGCATCTGAAAATAAACCACCCAGACTCTCTGCAGCTGTTCGCCAAGGTGCTCCAGAAGATGACGGACCTCCGTCAGATGGTCACAGACCACGTCCAGCTCATCCAGCTGCTGAAGAAGACTGAGGTGGACATGTTCTTACATCCCCTGCTGCAGGAAATCATGAAGGACTTGtactga
- the pparg gene encoding peroxisome proliferator-activated receptor gamma isoform X1 — translation MQTPGRDFNNLSGHSYSDMVDTQQLLAWPVGFSLSTVDLPEFNDSSHCLDMKHLSTSDYASISSSSIPSSLSPPLVSSMSSTGMAYDPSPPQSEDHLTNMDYTNLHSYRTELDTHSSVKLEPDSPPQYSDSPVFSKLPEDTPSSSLNIECRVCGDKASGFHYGVHACEGCKGFFRRTIRLKLVYDHCDLHCRIHKKSRNKCQYCRFQKCLNVGMSHNAIRFGRMPQAEKEKLLAEFSSDMEHMHPEAADLRALARHLYEAYLKYFPLTKAKARAILSGKSGDNVPFVIHDIKSLMEGEQLINNGQTSFQEQQIATAGHGVSGIAGALSSPDCNVFGMASNIGSEPPDGVELRFFYSCQSRSAEAVREVTEFAKSIPGFVNLDLNDQVTLLKYGVIEVLILMMSPLMNKDGTLISYGQIFMTREFLKSLRKPFCQMLEPKFDFSVKFNTLELDDSDMALFLAVIILSGDRPGLLNVKPIEQLQETVLHSLELHLKINHPDSLQLFAKVLQKMTDLRQMVTDHVQLIQLLKKTEVDMFLHPLLQEIMKDLY, via the exons ACATGGTGGACACCCAGCAGCTCCTTGCTTGGCCTGTTGGTTTTAGTCTGAGCACCGTGGACCTGCCAGAGTTCAACGACAGCTCCCACTGCCTTGACATGAAACATTTGTCCACATCAGACTACGCTTCCATTTCCTCCTCTTCCATACCTTCCTCCTTGTCTCCCCCACTTGTGTCTTCGATGTCGTCCACTGGCATGGCCTACGACCCTAGTCCGCCACAGAGCGAGGACCACCTGACCAACATGGACTATACAAACTTGCACAGCTACAGGACAGAACTAGACACCCACA GTTCAGTCAAGTTGGAGCCAGATTCACCCCCTCAGTACTCGGACAGCCCCGTGTTCTCCAAGCTGCCAGAAGACACGCCATCATCATCGTTGAACATCGAGTGTAGAGTGTGTGGGGACAAAGCCTCAGGGTTTCACTATGGCGTTCATGCCTGCGAGGGCTGTAAG GGTTTCTTCAGGCGCACTATTAGGTTAAAGTTGGTGTACGATCACTGCGACCTTCACTGTCGCATTCACAAGAAGTCCCGCAACAAATGCCAATACTGTCGTTTCCAGAAGTGCCTCAACGTCGGCATGTCGCATAACG CCATCCGTTTTGGCCGAATGCCCCAAGCAGAAAAGGAGAAGCTGCTGGCCGAGTTCTCATCTGACATGGAGCACATGCACCCAGAGGCAGCAGATCTGAGGGCTCTGGCTCGACATCTGTACGAGGCCTATCTGAAATACTTCCCCCTCACCAAGGCCAAGGCCAGGGCCATCCTTTCTGGGAAATCCGGAGACAACGTG CCTTTTGTCATCCATGACATTAAGTCTCTTATGGAAGGAGAGCAGTTAATCAACAATGGGCAGACATCTTTTCAGGAGCAGCAGATTGCCACAGCTGGACATGGAG TTTCTGGAATCGCTGGAGCCCTCTCAAGTCCAGATTGTAATGTTTTCGGGATGGCCAGCAACATTGGATCAGAACCACCGGATGGCGTGGAGCTTCGTTTCTTCTACAGCTGCCAGTCACGCTCAGCAGAAGCAGTGAGGGAAGTGACAGAGTTCGCCAAAAGCATCCCGGGATTTGTTAACCTGGACCTCAACGATCAA GTAACTTTACTGAAATATGGAGTAATTGAAGTCCTGATCCTGATGATGTCTCCTCTGATGAACAAAGATGGCACCCTGATCTCTTATGGACAGATTTTCATGACGCGGGAGTTCCTCAAAAGTCTCAGGAAACCTTTTTGTCAAATGTTGGAACCAAAGTTTGACTTTTCCGTGAAGTTTAACACTCTGGAGCTGGACGACAGCGACATGGCGCTCTTTCTGGCTGTTATTATCCTCAGTGGGG ACCGGCCGGGCCTGCTGAACGTGAAGCCCATCGAGCAGCTTCAGGAGACAGTGCTTCACTCCCTGGAGCTGCATCTGAAAATAAACCACCCAGACTCTCTGCAGCTGTTCGCCAAGGTGCTCCAGAAGATGACGGACCTCCGTCAGATGGTCACAGACCACGTCCAGCTCATCCAGCTGCTGAAGAAGACTGAGGTGGACATGTTCTTACATCCCCTGCTGCAGGAAATCATGAAGGACTTGtactga
- the pparg gene encoding peroxisome proliferator-activated receptor gamma (The RefSeq protein has 3 substitutions compared to this genomic sequence) — protein sequence MVDTQQLLAWPVGFSLSTVDLPEFNDSSHCLDMKHLSTSDYASISSSSIPSSLSPPLVSSMSSTGMAYDPSSPQSEDHLTNMDYTNLHSYRTELDTHSSVKLEPDSPPQYSDSPVFSKLPEDTPSSSLNIECRVCGDKASGFHYGVHACEGCKGFFRRTIRLKLVYDHCDLHCRIHKKSRNKCQYCRFQKCLNVGMSHNAIRFGRMPQAEKEKLLAEFSSDMEHMHPEAADLRALARHLYEAYLKYFPLTKAKARAILSGKSGDNVPFVIHDIKSLMEGKQLINNGQTSFQEQQIATAGHGVSGIAGALSGPDCNVFGMASNIGSEPPDGVELRFFYSCQSRSAEAVREVTEFAKSIPGFVNLDLNDQVTLLKYGVIEVLILMMSPLMNKDGTLISYGQIFMTREFLKSLRKPFCQMLEPKFDFSVKFNTLELDDSDMALFLAVIILSGDRPGLLNVKPIEQLQETVLHSLELHLKINHPDSLQLFAKVLQKMTDLRQMVTDHVQLIQLLKKTEVDMFLHPLLQEIMKDLY from the exons ATGGTGGACACCCAGCAGCTCCTTGCTTGGCCTGTTGGTTTTAGTCTGAGCACCGTGGACCTGCCAGAGTTCAACGACAGCTCCCACTGCCTTGACATGAAACATTTGTCCACATCAGACTACGCTTCCATTTCCTCCTCTTCCATACCTTCCTCCTTGTCTCCCCCACTTGTGTCTTCGATGTCGTCCACTGGCATGGCCTACGACCCTAGTCCGCCACAGAGCGAGGACCACCTGACCAACATGGACTATACAAACTTGCACAGCTACAGGACAGAACTAGACACCCACA GTTCAGTCAAGTTGGAGCCAGATTCACCCCCTCAGTACTCGGACAGCCCCGTGTTCTCCAAGCTGCCAGAAGACACGCCATCATCATCGTTGAACATCGAGTGTAGAGTGTGTGGGGACAAAGCCTCAGGGTTTCACTATGGCGTTCATGCCTGCGAGGGCTGTAAG GGTTTCTTCAGGCGCACTATTAGGTTAAAGTTGGTGTACGATCACTGCGACCTTCACTGTCGCATTCACAAGAAGTCCCGCAACAAATGCCAATACTGTCGTTTCCAGAAGTGCCTCAACGTCGGCATGTCGCATAACG CCATCCGTTTTGGCCGAATGCCCCAAGCAGAAAAGGAGAAGCTGCTGGCCGAGTTCTCATCTGACATGGAGCACATGCACCCAGAGGCAGCAGATCTGAGGGCTCTGGCTCGACATCTGTACGAGGCCTATCTGAAATACTTCCCCCTCACCAAGGCCAAGGCCAGGGCCATCCTTTCTGGGAAATCCGGAGACAACGTG CCTTTTGTCATCCATGACATTAAGTCTCTTATGGAAGGAGAGCAGTTAATCAACAATGGGCAGACATCTTTTCAGGAGCAGCAGATTGCCACAGCTGGACATGGAG TTTCTGGAATCGCTGGAGCCCTCTCAAGTCCAGATTGTAATGTTTTCGGGATGGCCAGCAACATTGGATCAGAACCACCGGATGGCGTGGAGCTTCGTTTCTTCTACAGCTGCCAGTCACGCTCAGCAGAAGCAGTGAGGGAAGTGACAGAGTTCGCCAAAAGCATCCCGGGATTTGTTAACCTGGACCTCAACGATCAA GTAACTTTACTGAAATATGGAGTAATTGAAGTCCTGATCCTGATGATGTCTCCTCTGATGAACAAAGATGGCACCCTGATCTCTTATGGACAGATTTTCATGACGCGGGAGTTCCTCAAAAGTCTCAGGAAACCTTTTTGTCAAATGTTGGAACCAAAGTTTGACTTTTCCGTGAAGTTTAACACTCTGGAGCTGGACGACAGCGACATGGCGCTCTTTCTGGCTGTTATTATCCTCAGTGGGG ACCGGCCGGGCCTGCTGAACGTGAAGCCCATCGAGCAGCTTCAGGAGACAGTGCTTCACTCCCTGGAGCTGCATCTGAAAATAAACCACCCAGACTCTCTGCAGCTGTTCGCCAAGGTGCTCCAGAAGATGACGGACCTCCGTCAGATGGTCACAGACCACGTCCAGCTCATCCAGCTGCTGAAGAAGACTGAGGTGGACATGTTCTTACATCCCCTGCTGCAGGAAATCATGAAGGACTTGtactga